In Shewanella sp. MR-4, the genomic stretch GAGTAAGGCGGGCACGGGGAACGATCTGCCGGGCAGTGAGGCCATGTTTAGGGTCAACGAGCCGGGCCGTAATCTATGGGCCAAGCTGACCTATCAGTTCTAACTCGGCTTATTTGTACTATTGGCGCCCCGAGAGTCTTGCTGTCGGGGCGATGCTATTTTTAGCAAGCCAATGCCAAACTGCGACGTATCAAAGCTAAGGCCGCAGGAGGGACACTGCCTAAGGCCTATGTTAAACTTCCCCATCATTTTTATCTGCTGATACTGTTGCATTGAACAATCTACCCATTCATTCCTTATTGCCATCCCTGCGCGATGCCTTTGCGAAACATGCGCAAGTGATCCTCGAAGCGCCAACGGGTGCGGGTAAATCGACCGCATTGCCCTTAGCCATGCTGGATTGGCCTGAGATTTCTGGGCGGATTTTAATGCTGGAACCTCGGCGTGTGGCCGCCCGTAGCGTGGCGCAATTTATTGCCAGTTGTCGGCAGCAGGCGGTAGGGCAAGAGGTAGGTTATCGCGTACGCGGCGAGTCAAAGGTCAGTGGTGAGACTCGACTTGAGATTGTCACCGAAGGGATTTTAACTCGCATGATCCAGCAAGATCCTGAATTAACAGGCATCGAGATGATCATTTTCGACGAGATCCACGAGCGACATTTGACCACAGATCTCGGTTTAGCCTTGGCGCTCGAAGTGCAAAGCTCACTACGGGATGACTTAAAAATCCTCGCCATGTCGGCAACCTTATCTGGCCTGACATTGGCCGAGTTGATGCCCGATGCCGCCCTGCTACAGAGTGAGGGGCGCAGTTTCCCGGTCGAAATATTTTATCGCCCCGTTGCTGGGCAGCAGCATTGGCTCGATCATCTGAGCCGCGTTGTGCTCGATGCCGCGACATCCGTAGGCGATAAGGGGCCACAGGATATTTTGGTGTTTTTGCCCGGTAAAGCCGAAATCCTCCGAGTGGCGCAGTATCTAGAAGAGCGCCTCGATAGCAGTCACGTGGCGGTGTGCCCACTCTATGGCGAGCTATCAGCGCAGGAACAAGACAGGGCGATAAAGGCCGATAGCAGTAGGCGCAAAATTGTGCTCTCAACCAACGTGGCCGAGTCGAGCTTGACCATCGAGGGCATTGGCCTTGTTATCGACAGCGGTTATAAACGCCAAGCCAGCTTTAATCCTAAAACTGGGGTGACACGTTTAAGCCTTAAGCGCATCAGCCAAGCCTCGGCAACCCAGCGTGCTGGCCGTGCGGGGCGTTTAGCGGCTGGCGAGTGTATCCGTTTATGGGGCCAAGAGGAGCATCAACGTCTGCTCAAGGCCGATGAGCCCGAAATCAGCCAAGCCGACTTAGTCGCCATGGCCCACGACTGTGCCTACTGGGGCGCGAAATCCTTCAGCGACTTACTGTTATTGACTGCGCCGCCCACGGTGAACGAGGCATTAGCTTGGCAACTGCTTCAGCGTTTAGGCATGGTCGATGAACAAAACAAGCTGACTGCGCATGGCAAAGCGGCCTATGAGCAGGGGTGTCATCCGCGCCTCGCCCATATGTTATTGGTGGCCAAATCTCGCGATGAACATCAACTGGCGGCCTTAGCCTGTTTACTGGCGGGGATTTTAGAAGCGCGGGGATTGCCACGCAAAGGCGCAGATATCATGAATTATTTGCACTTTGCCACCCAAGGCAGTGCGGGGCAGCAGGCCAAACAATGGCTTAAAAAGCTGGCGCTAGATAAGCAATGTACTCAGGCCGATTTAGTGGCCATCGCCTCCCATGCCCATCATCAGGATGTCGGTTTGCTGTTGGCGCTGGCTTATCCAGACCGGATTGCCAAATCCCGTGGCGTTGAGGGGTATCAATTGGCCAATGGTACGGGCGTGGTGCTCAACGCCGAAGATGCCTTAGCGCAAACGCCTTGGCTGGTGGTGGCTGATTTTCAAGAAACCGAAGGTAAGAATGCCGGGCGGATTTATCTCGCTAGTCCATTATCGCCAAGTCTGTTCGATGAGGAATTGGCCGAGCTGGTGGAGCGTTATGACCAATGCGGCTGGGATGAAGCCAAGGGCCGCGCTGTGGCCGAACGCCAAACCAAAGTCGGGCAGATTTTATTGAAATCAGAGGCTATCGCTAATCCGAATCGCGGCCAAATTGTGGCGGCATTACTGAGTTACATTCGTCAGCAGGGGTTACAAATCCTTAATTGGCACGATAACTTAGCGCAGTTTCAGGCTCGATTACAGTTAGCGCGCGATTTAGATCCGAATGCCGATTGGCCGGATATGAGCGATACCGCGCTGCTGGCAAACCTTGAAACATGGCTGGCGCCCTACCTTGAAAATGTGAATAATCTGCCGCAATTACAAAAACTCGATTGCTTTAGTTTGCTGGTAAACCAATTAACTTGGTCGCAGCAGCAGGCGCTCGATGCGCTGCTGCCCACCTCATGGCCGTTAGCCACGGGCACCTTCGCGCCGATATTGTACGATGCCTCGGGGCGAGCCTTGCTGCGGGTACGTTTGCAGGAAACCTTTGGCATGGCTGACAGCCCGCTACTGGCTCAAGGTAAGCTGAAGGTGACGATGGAATTGCTGTCACCGGCGCAGCGCCCCTTGGCTCTAACAGCGGATCTCGCGAGTTTTTGGCAAGGGCCCTATGTGGAAGTGAAAAAAGAAATGCGTGGGCGTTATCCTAAACACCTGTGGCCGGACGACCCTGCCAATACGCAGCCCACAAAATTTACCAAGAAGAAAACCTTAGGTTTATCTCAGTCATAGCCTTTAGACTGCTTTGATTTACAACCTTGTGTTGTGCCTGTGACTGATGCCGTTAACGCATAAATGATGAAGTAGATATGACAACTAAGACGACAAAAAAAGCGAAAGCGAAGCGCAGCCGTGGCCTGTTAGGGCAAATGTGGTCGCTCACTTGGAAACTAGCCTTAATCGGCCTAGCCGTTGTGACCTTCTACAGTATTTACCTCGATCAAATTATTGCCCGCAAGTTTGAGGGGCAAAAATGGCACTTACCCGCGCAGGTATTTAGCCGCTCGATGGCCTTATATCCCGGCGCTGCCGTAAGTCATCCACAGTTAATGGCCGAACTCAAACTCTTAGGTTATCGCAAAGTTGCCAATCCCCGTGAGGTCGGTGAGTTCTCGGCATCCAGCACCAAAATCGAATTATGGCGTCGTCCCTTCTTACATCCTGAGGGCGATCAGGCCGAGCAGCGGGTGATGATTAGCTTCGACAGCGATGGGATCAGCTCGATTGCGCGTATGTCAGATAAGCGCCAGTTGGCGATATTCCATTTAGAACCTGTCTTGCTCGACCGCATTATTGCGGGTGACGGCGAAGACAGATTGTTTGTCCCCACAGAAGAAATGCCCAAGGCGATTGTAAAAGCCTTGCTGCTGGTGGAAGACCGCAGTTTTTACGAGCATCACGGGGTCAACCCCTTCGCGATTCTGCGCGCCGCTTTTGTGAATATCAGTGCGGGGCGAACTGTGCAGGGCGGCTCGACACTCACCCAGCAGTTGGCGAAAAACTTCTTCCTCTCGAGCGAACGCTCTTTGCTGCGTAAAATTCGCGAAGCCTTAATGGCGGTGATTATCGATTTTCGTTATAGCAAGGAAGAAATCCTCGAGGCCTACCTCAACGAAGTGTATATGGGGCAAGATAAATCCCGCGCCGTGCATGGGATGGGGCTGGCTTCACAGTTCTATTTTGGTCGACCCATCGGCGAGCTAACCACGGCGCAGCAAGCGTTTTTAGTGGCGGCGATTAAGGGACCTTCCTATTACAACCCATGGCGTTATCCTGAGCGCAGCCAAGAGCGTCGCGATTTAGTGCTGCGTCTCTTGATGGAAGCGGGTGAACTGAGCACCGCGCAATACAAGGTGGCGGTAGAGTCGCCCTTAGGCTTACGTAACGCCAATAAACCAGTGCATCAAAAGCTACCTGCATTTTATGCCTTGGTTAAACAAGAGCTTAACGAGCGCTATGGTGATGCGTTATTAAAACAATCTGGAGTGAAGATTTACACCACACTCGATCCAATGGCGCAGGAAGCCGCCGAAATCGCCGTGACTCAAACCTTTAAGAGCTTAGATAAAGGCAATAAGTCGTTGCAGATTGGTATGGTGGTTACAGACAAATACACTGGCGGTATCGCAGCTATGGTCGGTGATAAGACGCCAGGCTTTGATGGTTATAACCGCGCGGTTGAGATCCGCAGACCCATAGGCTCGCTCGTCAAGCCATTTGTGTATGCGACCGCATTGGCACCGAATAGCCAGTTTACCTTGGCTTCGCCACTTAAAGATCAGCCGATTACCCTAAAGAATGAGCAGGGCAAAACTTGGTCACCGCAGAACTTTGATAAGAAGTTTAGCGGACAAGTCTCGTTATTAACGGCGCTGAAAAAGTCGATGAACGTACCTACGGTGAACCTCGGGATTGCCGTGGGGGTGGATGCGGTGGCAACCACACTAGCGAAATCTGGCTGGCAAGAGCCGCTTAACGAATACCCCTCTATGTTATTGGGCGCCGTGAATGGTTCGCCCTTGATGGTGGCGCAGGTTTATCAGACACTGGCCGATAGTGGCGCCTATCGTAAACTCACTACGGTCACGGCGGTGCTCGATAGTCACAATCAGCCATTACCTGTTACACGCTCACCGAAGGAGCAAGCCATTACGCCGGATACTGATTTCTTGGTGCAATATGCTATGCAGCAAGTGGTGCGCTCGGGTACGGCAACACGTTTAGGCAATGCCTTCCCAGGCGTAGCACTGGCGGGTAAAACCGGTACCAGTAACGATAGCCGCGACTCTTGGTTCGCGGGTTTTGATGAGCGTAACGTCGCGGCGATTTGGGTCGGACGCGACGATAACGGCAAGACCAGCCTCTACGGTAGCAGTGGCGCGATGGCGGTGTATCAAGCCTTCTTGAAGGAGCGTCCACCGATTGGGCTACGCTCGATTCCGCCAACGGGCGTGATCCAAGGTTACTTTGACCGTGATACCGGTGAAGCTAAGGAGGCGGGATGCCGCAATACCGAGGCATTGCCAGCCCTTAGAGGTACCTATAATCCTGCGAAAAACTGCGGTGAGCCGTTGCAGTGGTGGCAGAAGATTTTAGGTCAGTAATACTTATTCTTGATAGGTAAAGCGATAACAGCGGTGCAGCAAAATGGCACCGCTGTCTTTTAAAAAGAGAGTACCAGATGTATAAAACCGCAGCCGCAGTGCATATCCTTGTTAAACACAAAGAGCAGGCGGAAGATATTATTAAGCAATTGAATAAAGGCGCGAATTTTGGCGCGTTAGCCAAGCGCTATTCCTCATGTCCGTCGGCGAAAAAGGGCGGCGATCTCGGTGAATTCAAGCGTGGGCAGATGGTGCCTCAGTTCGATAAAGTCGCTTTTTCCGGTGAACTGCTGGTGCTACATCTCGTCAAAACCAAGTTTGGTTGGCATGTAGTGAAGGTGCTGTATCGCACTTAATCAGGTTGCGTTGATTGAGTAAATAAGCTGACTTATCGACGCATTAAACTGCATCTAAACATCAATCTAAAGGCTTATTTTCAAAAAATAGTTAACTGTGCGCGTTTCCTGTGTTCTCACGAGATAAACGCGCATACGCACTAATAAGACGTTAGCTTCTGGTATGTATAAATGGATTTAAAACAAACAAATTTGCAGAGCATTCTCGACAGGCTCTATAAGACTGCGTTGACACTACTCCTCCCACAATTAGGATTACTCACCATAGTTGGTTCAAAAAGTGATCAATATACTTTTTTACTGATGTTTATTGTTTTTCTAGCGGTGAATATTCTCATTCCCGTATGGTTACTTATCTTCAACACTGGGAATTCAAAAATTGATTCATTTTCAATCATAATAGACGACCAGAAAATTCTTGTTTCGACCTATGAAGAAGTCCAGAAGATAGATAAAGCTTCATATTGTGGCTATAAAGTTACCTCGCAGTATCCAAAGCAAATACAGCTATTAGAGGCTAACGGCGAACATATAGAGTTTAGTTACTACGCGTTAAATAAAGAGCAAAGGAATCGCTTGTTTGATTATTTTGGACCAGCGAAAAGCTAATAATCTGATCTAGTCGCTCCCTTCGAATGCAGGGAAAAAATATGGGGCCGCTTGGCGAATACGGCCCATATTCTTCCCCCCCTAAGTATGGGGGTTATCCATAAAAGTCTAAAGCTAAAGCCAACGACTTAGAGTAAAAAACTAACGTGCTTTTGTCCCGAAGTGAGATTTCTTTTGAAGGCGTTAGCTCAATTGAATGTCTTAGACGCAGTCCAAGCGATTAGTGATGGTTCTAGTTTAAGCCATTTAACTCGAACAAGTTGTAGATAAATCGATAGTGCATTATGTTGTTGATTTAAAATGGATGACAGATTTACTCGATCTGCAAGAGTGGTAGGGATGTATGAGTATTAATATTGCGTGGGATGGTGATTATCGTTTTAAAGTGTTAACTGAAGGCGGCTTTACGCTGAATGTCGACGCTACGAGTCAGCAAGCTCCCTGTCCAACGGAAGTGTTATTGTCGGCTTTGGGTTCATGCAGTGCAACAGATGTTGTTTCATTGCTGCAAGAGCAAGGCTTTGAGGTTGAGAGTCTACAAAACAATATTACGTTTACCCTAACCGAATCAGAGCCTCGTTTGTATAAATCGGCAAACTTACACTTTGTGGTATCTGGCAGTGGGTTTCGGGAGACTGACATTTTGCTTGCGGCCCGAGAGGCCGTGGAAAAACACTGCCATGTTTGCCTTATGTTGAGTCCAACAATCAATATTACTTGTTCGGCTGAAGTGGGTGAGAATGGCACTTAGAAATAGATGGAATTGCAAACATCTAGCCTAAACGGTGCGGTAGTGAAGCTCGACTATGCTTGGGTTCAGGAGTGTAATATGCCGCGCCGCCGAATTCAGATAAGTCTTGAACTCTCTCTTTAAAATCGGTCGTTGTTAGCATTGCTTTAACTATGTTGTACGGCGCGCATTGCTATATAACAACCATACCAATTAGGGACATCACAGGGAGGCGAGATGAGCTTTAACTTTGATACCTACCGTTTTAATACCGAAGATGCGATTCAAGTCTGCGTCGGCGCCTTTGCGCTCGCCGTGCCTATTGGTTTTTCGGAGGAGGCATGGCAACTCGGGGAGACCTTGCCGCTACTGAATCTGCTGATGTTATTGAGTCTGTCGCTGCTGTTCCTTGGGGTATTTACTTACCAGAGTGTGTTCCAACAAAACATTCGTCACCGTCTGCCGGTATTTATTTTTCGGATTGTTATGGCCTATCTGATTAGCGCCTGTGTGGTGAGTTTGGTGCTCCTTTGCCTCGATAAGCTGCCCTTTATTGATGACCCTCTGACCTCCATTAAACGGATTATCGTGATTACTATGCCGGCTTCTATGGGGGCGATTGTGGTGGATAGTTTCGATAAGGAATAGCGTGGACTTGATAAAGAGCCGCTCAACTGCTTGGTGACAACTCATGACTTTTGTCACTGGTGCATTTAGGTTATGTTGCACATACTGGATTAAGAGATAAATTCGAAAAGGACCCGTTATGAACGCAGCAACGCTTGCATTACTAATCCCTATTTTTGCCATTGTCGGCGGATATACAGTCGCGATTATGAAGATCCGCGAGCGCGGCAATTCGGTCAGTAATAAGCTTCAGGCCGAAAACCAACTGTTACGCATTGAGCTTGATAAACTGCGCGAACGGGTTGAGGTGTTAGAACAGCTGGTGACCGACGAGAGTTTTCAGTTAAAGCGCGAATTTAAGCGAGTTTAGTCGCAGTGATTGCAGACAGATGATTTACAAGGGCAAACTGGGTTTGCCCTTGTTAGTTTTACGAGGGATTAAAATTTATAGCTGTAACCGAGTGTGACCGTTTGAGGCTTTCCGGCAAAAATAGAGCCGTGTACTCGCGTCGTCATATAGGTTTCATCTAAGAGGTTGTCTACGGTTAAGTACACTTCCTGACTGTGGGTGACAAAGTAACGCGCCGACAAGTCCACTAAGGTTTTGGCCTCAATCACTTCATCTGCGGGAATAGCGCCTGCACCTGCTTTGGTTCGCATCTCATCGGTATAACGTGCCGCCACTGTGACTTGCCAGCTCTGCGATTGCACACCTGCTGAAATATACAATTGGTTTTCAGGTAGATAGCTTAACTTGTAACCCGCTTCAACTTTATCCCAAGTTTCAAACTCAGATTCGAAACTATTGCCAAACTCGGCATCCGTGTAGGTGTAGGCGAGTTTGACTGGAAAACTCATCGCTCCGGTGCGGTTAAACTCGTGGGCGAGGCTGAGTTCGAGGCCTTTGACTTCCACTTCGCCTGCGTTGTACTGGTTGTCGAGTTTAGCGTCATCACAACCCTGCGCCGCCGTGCAGTTGCCGTGCATATTACTGTAATCGCTGTAGAAACCGATTAACTCTGCACTAAATGCATCTTGATGGTAGCGAACGCCAGCCTCATAGTTCCAGCTTTGTTCTTCTTGCCCCTTAGCGTTGCCGGGCGCGGCGGGCGAGAAACCTTTCTGTACCCCAGCCAGAAGTAATACTTGCTCATTAATCTGGTAAGTTGCTGATAACGAAGGCAGCAGTGCATTGAACTGGCTTTCAACCTGTTTATCGGGATTCCCCTCGCGGCCGGGGTTCTTCTTGCCCCAATCGCGGCGTTGGGTTTCGACATCTTCCCAGCGAAGGCCGGCGGTAATGGTGAGAGCATCTAGGCTGATTTTATCCTGCACATAGGCCGCAAATGCCGTGGCGCTATCGACACGGTTAGAGTCGGTGCCCGGGACACCACTCTTAGTGCGTAACATGACACTGTTGGCGTCCATTGCATAACTGTCGGCCCATTGGTATCTGTCCATCTCATCTTCATGGTAGCGAAGACCAAAGGCGAGGTCGTGATCCCCGAGTAACCAATTGAGTTCCGTTTGTATCCCTTGGGCGAGGTAACTGCGATTATTGGCTTTGACATTGACCTCAAGCTCAGAGAGCAGACCCGCGTCAAAGTCGGCAGCATTTTGGATCCCTTTGCCACTTAATGATTCGCCACCAACCTTGTCGGCCTTATACCAATTACGATGAAAATCATTGTAATAGCCAATGCTGCTAAGGCTTAGTGTGTCGCTAAAATCGATAATATGGTTGAGCTGCACTTGCTTATGCTCTGTGGTCATCTGATCTTTTTGTGAGGCAGAATAGCGACTATAGGGCGAGGCCTGATAATCCGCATCGGTCAGACCCATATAGGTTTCGTTAGAGGTCTCATCGGCAAATTTCAATTTGAGTTCAAGGGATTGCTGGTATGTGGCCGTGCTGTCGGTGTTAACTCTGACCTTGGCTAAGGCATCATTTTTAGTAAAGCCAGTGTCGCCGCCGACCGTGTTTATCTCCCTAAATCCGTCGGCTTGATAGCGATAAATCTCGGCCACTGCGCCAATACGTTTGCCTTGTCCGCCGGCATAGGTGTGTAATTTACCGAAGCCATCTTGGCCTAAGGCCAGATCAATTTTGCCGGCTAATGTCTCTTGAGGAATTTGCCGAGACAGCATGTTAATCACTCCACCTGTGGTGCGGGGGCCATATTTTACCGTTGAGCTTCCCTTAAGGATTTCAACCGATTGCATTCTACCTGAGGTGGGGAAGTAGTAAGCCGCTGGGGAGGCATAGGGGGCGGGAGCGGCGAGAACACCATCTTCCATCACGGTAATCTTTTCAGAACGATTTTGTCCCGTGCCACGCATACCAATGTTTGGGCGCAGACCATAACCATCTTCTTCTTGAATATAGACGCCGGGCACAGAGGTCAAGGTGCGCATAATATCGGAATATTTAAAGGTTTCTAATTCAGCTTCGGTAATTTGATGGGCGCTACCTGGCGTGGTATCGAGAGGATTTTTACTGCCGAAAATACTGATCTGTTCTATTTTTGCGGGGGCTTGAGTGGGTGAATTGGCTTGGGCATTGAAGGCGGTGGTTAATGCGCAGGCCAATATACTGAGGCGTGTAGGGCTAAGCTGGGTCATTAGGTTCTCCGAATCGACAAGGTGCTTGTCTTTTTTCTTGCAAACAAGAATTATTCTCGTTATTGGCCGCAAAGCTTAGTTTTGTTAACTTAAAACCAACTTAAAATTCTTTATCTTTACAAATGTAAGTTAAATGTTACTTTGTTCGTTACTTAAGGGGGATAAGTCATCGGGTGAGTAAAATACCGAAACTAGGATAGACTCGTTGCACTTTTTATTTTTCGCCCAATATTGAGCCACTAAAGATCGAGTTTATATGTTCCTATCGCCGTATTTTTCTAAGCAAAATCAATCAATTTCTGTTTCTGCACAACAAGCCAGTGACTTCGCCAAGAAAATTGCCCAAGACTTCAACCCTAT encodes the following:
- the hrpB gene encoding ATP-dependent helicase HrpB, translated to MNNLPIHSLLPSLRDAFAKHAQVILEAPTGAGKSTALPLAMLDWPEISGRILMLEPRRVAARSVAQFIASCRQQAVGQEVGYRVRGESKVSGETRLEIVTEGILTRMIQQDPELTGIEMIIFDEIHERHLTTDLGLALALEVQSSLRDDLKILAMSATLSGLTLAELMPDAALLQSEGRSFPVEIFYRPVAGQQHWLDHLSRVVLDAATSVGDKGPQDILVFLPGKAEILRVAQYLEERLDSSHVAVCPLYGELSAQEQDRAIKADSSRRKIVLSTNVAESSLTIEGIGLVIDSGYKRQASFNPKTGVTRLSLKRISQASATQRAGRAGRLAAGECIRLWGQEEHQRLLKADEPEISQADLVAMAHDCAYWGAKSFSDLLLLTAPPTVNEALAWQLLQRLGMVDEQNKLTAHGKAAYEQGCHPRLAHMLLVAKSRDEHQLAALACLLAGILEARGLPRKGADIMNYLHFATQGSAGQQAKQWLKKLALDKQCTQADLVAIASHAHHQDVGLLLALAYPDRIAKSRGVEGYQLANGTGVVLNAEDALAQTPWLVVADFQETEGKNAGRIYLASPLSPSLFDEELAELVERYDQCGWDEAKGRAVAERQTKVGQILLKSEAIANPNRGQIVAALLSYIRQQGLQILNWHDNLAQFQARLQLARDLDPNADWPDMSDTALLANLETWLAPYLENVNNLPQLQKLDCFSLLVNQLTWSQQQALDALLPTSWPLATGTFAPILYDASGRALLRVRLQETFGMADSPLLAQGKLKVTMELLSPAQRPLALTADLASFWQGPYVEVKKEMRGRYPKHLWPDDPANTQPTKFTKKKTLGLSQS
- the mrcB gene encoding penicillin-binding protein 1B, with the protein product MTTKTTKKAKAKRSRGLLGQMWSLTWKLALIGLAVVTFYSIYLDQIIARKFEGQKWHLPAQVFSRSMALYPGAAVSHPQLMAELKLLGYRKVANPREVGEFSASSTKIELWRRPFLHPEGDQAEQRVMISFDSDGISSIARMSDKRQLAIFHLEPVLLDRIIAGDGEDRLFVPTEEMPKAIVKALLLVEDRSFYEHHGVNPFAILRAAFVNISAGRTVQGGSTLTQQLAKNFFLSSERSLLRKIREALMAVIIDFRYSKEEILEAYLNEVYMGQDKSRAVHGMGLASQFYFGRPIGELTTAQQAFLVAAIKGPSYYNPWRYPERSQERRDLVLRLLMEAGELSTAQYKVAVESPLGLRNANKPVHQKLPAFYALVKQELNERYGDALLKQSGVKIYTTLDPMAQEAAEIAVTQTFKSLDKGNKSLQIGMVVTDKYTGGIAAMVGDKTPGFDGYNRAVEIRRPIGSLVKPFVYATALAPNSQFTLASPLKDQPITLKNEQGKTWSPQNFDKKFSGQVSLLTALKKSMNVPTVNLGIAVGVDAVATTLAKSGWQEPLNEYPSMLLGAVNGSPLMVAQVYQTLADSGAYRKLTTVTAVLDSHNQPLPVTRSPKEQAITPDTDFLVQYAMQQVVRSGTATRLGNAFPGVALAGKTGTSNDSRDSWFAGFDERNVAAIWVGRDDNGKTSLYGSSGAMAVYQAFLKERPPIGLRSIPPTGVIQGYFDRDTGEAKEAGCRNTEALPALRGTYNPAKNCGEPLQWWQKILGQ
- a CDS encoding peptidylprolyl isomerase, translated to MYKTAAAVHILVKHKEQAEDIIKQLNKGANFGALAKRYSSCPSAKKGGDLGEFKRGQMVPQFDKVAFSGELLVLHLVKTKFGWHVVKVLYRT
- a CDS encoding OsmC family protein, whose translation is MSINIAWDGDYRFKVLTEGGFTLNVDATSQQAPCPTEVLLSALGSCSATDVVSLLQEQGFEVESLQNNITFTLTESEPRLYKSANLHFVVSGSGFRETDILLAAREAVEKHCHVCLMLSPTINITCSAEVGENGT
- a CDS encoding DUF2391 family protein, whose translation is MSFNFDTYRFNTEDAIQVCVGAFALAVPIGFSEEAWQLGETLPLLNLLMLLSLSLLFLGVFTYQSVFQQNIRHRLPVFIFRIVMAYLISACVVSLVLLCLDKLPFIDDPLTSIKRIIVITMPASMGAIVVDSFDKE
- a CDS encoding TonB-dependent receptor family protein, producing the protein MTQLSPTRLSILACALTTAFNAQANSPTQAPAKIEQISIFGSKNPLDTTPGSAHQITEAELETFKYSDIMRTLTSVPGVYIQEEDGYGLRPNIGMRGTGQNRSEKITVMEDGVLAAPAPYASPAAYYFPTSGRMQSVEILKGSSTVKYGPRTTGGVINMLSRQIPQETLAGKIDLALGQDGFGKLHTYAGGQGKRIGAVAEIYRYQADGFREINTVGGDTGFTKNDALAKVRVNTDSTATYQQSLELKLKFADETSNETYMGLTDADYQASPYSRYSASQKDQMTTEHKQVQLNHIIDFSDTLSLSSIGYYNDFHRNWYKADKVGGESLSGKGIQNAADFDAGLLSELEVNVKANNRSYLAQGIQTELNWLLGDHDLAFGLRYHEDEMDRYQWADSYAMDANSVMLRTKSGVPGTDSNRVDSATAFAAYVQDKISLDALTITAGLRWEDVETQRRDWGKKNPGREGNPDKQVESQFNALLPSLSATYQINEQVLLLAGVQKGFSPAAPGNAKGQEEQSWNYEAGVRYHQDAFSAELIGFYSDYSNMHGNCTAAQGCDDAKLDNQYNAGEVEVKGLELSLAHEFNRTGAMSFPVKLAYTYTDAEFGNSFESEFETWDKVEAGYKLSYLPENQLYISAGVQSQSWQVTVAARYTDEMRTKAGAGAIPADEVIEAKTLVDLSARYFVTHSQEVYLTVDNLLDETYMTTRVHGSIFAGKPQTVTLGYSYKF